Sequence from the Magallana gigas chromosome 4, xbMagGiga1.1, whole genome shotgun sequence genome:
ATTGCCAACCCTTACACTAGAAAAATCAATGTAttaagaaattattttcttattgaCCTATTGAGAATACTAAAAAAGGCATGAATCATTCAAATAGAGTTGCCTTTCTTTGATTAAAGACCATGTGCTTGGTTgataaaaagatgtttttttcggggggggggggggggggggcaaatatTTGAGGAAATTCTATAGGACGCTTTTCTCAAATTAcgcagttttattttaattcacaCTATAACAAATCGTGTTTTTATTACGTGTAGGTATAGCTTTCAATAGTCATATTGTTAGTTCCAAAATGTTCCaagtaataaaacttttattgaaaatgaattaaattgcttttactttttcattttaaatcaacatttcaaTGCAACGATATATTCGGAAACTATATATTTCAGCGGAAATACCCCCATCAACCtgtcaaattcaataaatagCAAGCAAAGTTCAGTATATTTCGAGgcaataaaatcaaagaatagAGCAATATATTGCATGTGATCATACAAATCTGATCAAACTTTATTTCCGAGAAAAAACATTCTCTATTTTTAATGATGTCAATAAATCCAGCAAAACAACTTGTCTGGGTATAAATGTACGCATTCCTTGAACTTTTCAAAGGTGCTTTCATATACAAGTATGCATTGTTTAGATATTCCAATGTCAACAttaatacaagtacatgtagctataataaatacatacaatcatacatgtagttcataaACAAATGtggaaattgaaatattatgagaaaaaatgttcacattttttatatgtagagTTGCACGTACAAGAAACATAATAATCTTCGATTTAAATTCATTGATGGCGATTTTAAATGTATCGACCGGCGGCGCGTCCTACTTTAAAATACAGATATGTTgttcaaaagttatttaaacTGAGGCATAAGTAGATCTTTAATCTATTTTAGAACCATGCatgagcaaaataaaaataaataatcggGCGTAAAACTGAACTGCTATGTGAACATTTAAAATCGCATATATAGGAATTGCAACACAAACattagctgcaggactgtagttcccggtctgaaaaaattcggatggacgacctgggagctacagtgcccccatagtaaaaaactgcaatttacggcgcacaaaaaattgcgctaggtATTTTGACATTCGAGGAAGAGCGGAGATTTCACGTCTGCTGCTTGCCGCCGCTGGCGTACAGTACGCAGACGACAGAATTAAACGCGAAGATTGGCCAGCGCTTAAACCAAGTAGGTTCTCACATACTTAAATATACCCGACGATATAAAATACATAAGCTCATGTGTCTATGCAGACAACCTTTTTCCagatgtattttttaatatttcttatcGGTGGATGGGAGGGATAGGGATGAGAATACTATTTGAATAGAATTTATATAAAGCATGAAATTTGTACACAAGTTGAAAAATCATTGTTAAATTCATAGTATATATAAGTATGTAGAAATGTTGACCTTGAACgatgtttattattatatttgtatttaacattaaaacatgATTATGATTAATTACGATAAAGCGCGAATTTCTCCTTGTGATAAGAATTCTTTACATACAGAATTGTTTACTAATTGGATTTAACCATGCATTAAATCTATTGATCATATGACTGAGAAACGtagattaatttttcaaaacgtttTAATTTCATGGTTCGATTGATTGCACGCTACAAGTAGCACCTGGTGCAagatgaaagaaagaaaatgaaaagggggggggggggggaattcaTCAATGATAATATCGATATTTCAAATGACTGATAGTCTTTGCgtataacattttttcttttgttaaaaaagaagATCGACCAAGGCACCTATATGTACGAAACCATGCACCGTAAATTAATGACTAGTGTGTGCATGCTGAACTAAGTAATAAATTTAAAGCACAATTATCATGTTGCACACAACTTCATATACCACTGATGACGtaaatgtgtatacatgtaaaattaattgatgacaaaaaaaggaaaagaaatatttgaaataacatttttgtaattCATTCCTACTTAATTAAACACATCgacatgccattttttttttaaatcttttaaagtcGAAAGAATCCACCTACATGTAAGAAGGAACATGCATATGCATGTGTCGGTTACCCTTTTTAGGTTCTATTGTCTTGGTGCAGGTGCACTGgtccccccctttttttaaataaaaaatattgcccACTAAATCACTTTTTATTCTAAAACTGAgaatcataattatttatattcatcaacatacatgtatataagggaggaacattttctatttttttaaaaattctaaattcgGACAAGGCTTAAACTACTgattgacatttatttgtatcGATTAATGAGACGCGGAACAAATACACGAcatgttaaaatttttgttaagaTCGTACTCGTAGATTATATAATAGAGCACAATTTATAGAAATGTATGAAAGCCGACCATTCATGTATATGTGGATATATAAAATGTACCTAAgctgtttcatttattttaagaaacGCCTCAGGGGCAGCTACCCATTCTAACGATTGACGACGCAGCCACTTTGCCCCAAAGTCTAGCGATAGCAAGGTTTCTGGCTCGAGAATTTGGTAAGGAAGAATTCTGAAAATTATGAAGTGAGcgtatttcaaagttttatcatATACACGGTAGAGGCGTTTTGTAGATGTggagttcttttttttttttacgccTGTTCATACATTCATGTAAATATTCTTGTTCGTAAGTGTGGAAAACAAACTCAATGTGCAGcagggtgggggtgggggagtGGGGGTGgagtgggggtggggtggggttgTAAGGTTAATCGCGGTacattgtattaattttgtaaCTAGTTTTAGAGTTCTACTGCTTGGGTTAATTTTCCGaattaaaaatccattttcaCCAGCCCTCAAAATTCTAATCttttgtgggggagggggggggtataaGGTGTTAAGAAGGGGTGTCAGGTTAACCGCGGTGCagtgtaaaatttaaacaagttttagaaTGCTACTGCTCAGGTTAATTTTTCCTGGATTAAAAGACTTAGTTAAGTGAAGTTTCAACCATGTTAACGGAGGAGGgcttcgcccccccccccccccattttcccCGATTTCGACAGCtatattatttcttttagtGTATTAACATACCGGTTATTTAACACATCCTCGTTTAGGTCTTAGCGGGAAAACTAATTTGGAGCAAGCGCAGTGCGATGTCATCGTCCAGACGACAGAAGACTTGCGAGCGGAATGGGTGAAGGTCTTCAGAGAACCGGATGAGACGAATAAAGtaatttaacccccccccccccatcacacACAAACTCACACACACAAAACGATGATTATGTAAACGATGtatgtttgaaattaattttaaattaattaataaatttgaagATTTAGTTGTTAAAAATTGCCAATTTCAAGCCATAAGCCATACCaaaattcataatatttaaagttttcataTACTCAATATCATACCATCAAAAGGGGTTTTCCTAtgattatcccccccccccccacacaaaAACACTGTGTATATTCTGAAGGTGTGATCtctgtttatctttttaaaggCTGAGCTACAGAAGAAGTTGGTCGAAGAAATCGTCccaaaattttggaaaattttccAGGACACACTGAGTTCCAATTCTTCAGGATATATGGTTGGAGACGGagtatgttttttaaacatatgcttcataaatttattttcatatcatgcACAAATGTATGCAAATTTGATCTTAGTCTCATTTTTCACAATACATTAGTTTAAGCTTGCCCCAGTATTATGGCATGGCTTTGGTGACATAAACCTGAGGTATCTGTACGTATCTACTTTTCTTCATTTTGTGATATGATACAGAGAtccatgaaaaaagaaaacaattcttGAAATCCTCGAACGTTAATATTACTGTACATGCAAATCACATTGATACTGCCTTATTGTGTCATGcatattgaatatatttacGATTGTGCATCCAATCAACATTAACAAAGAATAtcgataatttatcaaatattatcgAGTCttgaccggggggggggggctattaaAGGTgtttaagtaaaataaataaataaataaaatgattatataatgACAAAGTTAAAAACCCATATTCTATAATCGCtgcaattattaaaaatgaagtTGTAATTTTGTGCGaaacaataattaatcaaaatcaattaatttcttaaaatgtcaattttttttttgtagatgttttgaatttaaacaatCTTAACTTGTAATATAATACAGTCCAGCAtctattttcatctttttagcTAACGTTGGGTGATCTCGCCGTATATGACGTCATGGAGATTCATACGCGAGATTATCCAGATCTCATCAAGAACTTTCCACAACTTCAGACGCATAGGCAGAAGGTGGCGAGCATACCAAACGTCAAGAGATATCTAGAAAATCGACCGGTCACCCTGTTCTGAGAGTTTTGTCCACATCCTTGTATCCAATATTTTGTAGACACGTGAAAgaatttcactttttaaattcGGCTCAGTTAAGTTGGTACATTTATCCGACGTCAAACAGTGTAGTAACGGTATTTCGAAAACATCATCGTCAAAGCCCTTCACAGACATAAAATCTATACAAACATGTATTTACCACTTTGATTTTGAGCATTGATGTTTTCTAGTATACATGGTATTGTGAAACGTGATCAACTCTGCTGCCCTACCCTGACAtacaatctacatgtatacagcGCCAGatattgttttatgatattaattatttatatgttaAGGTTACGCAGTTGTATATTCATGGTactacattttataaaatttaaataaaattgacagAAATTATGACTTTTCAATTTATTAGTTGCTTTTTGCTacttttaagaataaattttaatCCCGAACTACATTTTTTCCAAATATATAACAGTCGTCCGAAAACTCCCTTTTTTCGcgtattatttaaacaataaaatgctttctttggtgattcatgagGGTATGGAAGTAACAACTGCAGAAATACATACAATACATGACCGGCGTTAGTCGTTAGTTCGAGTCGCACGTTGGTAAATTGctgcatattacatgtatatgttgtatCCGTAGACAAATCACTTTATCTGCACTGTCTCAGTCCACCCAGCTGCCACTGGGTACAGGCGTGAGGTGTGGGTTAACCTGCAATATAAGGGTCTCTCCTTGTCTCTCATCCGCTGAAGCACTGCGTAAACCGGAGATAATCACCGTCCCTTTGCGCCTTCCTGGCTCGGAGTAGGATTTAACTAACTTATTATATCACATATATACACAATAAAGTAAATTtcatcaattgatttttttcccttggtgtGGGTATGAGAGAAGCGcactttaaaatatgaaaatgcaaAACTCACTTAATAGATAGCTTTTTATTGTGTTGTtcataattaacaaaaaatactttaaagtgggtagaataaaaaatgacaatcaAAGATTGAATTTCTTAGGTTTTATTCAACGATTGTGTTTTGCAAATAGTACCTTATTCTTATTAAGCAAAACGTGTCCATGCTATCCACATAGCATCTCGATTCTCTATTCATCATGACCGAAGCTGTTGAGGTACATGTAGTAAGTATAATCTTACCGTGTCCAGGctccgtaggacatctgtcattttaacgatagaacattctatctaaggttcatgtacatatgaatataaataattatattataaaccGTCGTATATTTCTACAGACTGGCAATGGATCTATaccattgaaaatatttattcaaaatggcAGAATCAAATAAGTTTACTATAAATTGAGTATTCAATTCAACTTAATAAACATTTGTACTGCAGAACTGAGTATAGAAAGTGTAACTAAAGGAGTAGCGATTGTTAAATTCTAACAGGGCAATGAGGAAATTAACTATTATTAACAGAGTTTACTTACAAAAAGTAGAATACTCAATATGAGGTACGGGAGGTAACTCGAGTGAATTGACGTTGTCAGGTGATTCGATCCGTACAGCCATGTTTTGTAGAGAAGGTAGATAGATTTGAGCACGGTATGTATTCCTCTTTTAAATTTCTCAGTCAACTCACCATGCGTCGAGAGTcgtttataaaattgttatcaaatatatattaagcaATATTTGGAATAGGCCTAGGcctaatatttatttgtaatgaataatattctattgtaaaactactttcacttttgatGCAActgtactgtatatattttttttctgaaataaactACTGATCTATTTTTTATTCGCGGATAAAAAAACTGATTgatagaaatatgaaatatgattacTAAGATTTTTTTCGCAACCAACAGACCAAGGCGAGGAAAGGGAATAACTCGGATAACATGGCGAatagtaatatattttttttttaattaaaaaacgcCAATAGCTTGCTGTAGAATTTCTTGTCATCAAAGAACACATCTTTGTCTATAACATTAGCAAacaatcttcatttttttttcgtagATTAACTATGGATCCCCGTACTAGTGCCCAGGATGTAcaccgatgtgacctttgtgagaccgccatagtacacagctactgtgacttttgtcatgtcaacctctgcAAGCCCTGTGTAGTAGATCACATCTCAGATGGATATGATAAACATAAAATAGTCCCTTTTCAAGAACGAAAATCAACTCTCATTTATCCAAAATGTGAAATACATCCACACAAAAATTGTGAATTCCAGTGCAAAAATTGCAACaacattttggtttgtttttcttGTACTGCATCTGAACAACACAGGGGACATACTTTCGTAGATATATCAACTGTTTACAAGGcacagaaagaaaatattgaaaaggaTACAGAAGAGTTAGTAAACACTATTTCTCCTACATATGAAGAAATTGCACGCGACCTGGAAAATCAGCTTGCCAACCTGGATGGAGGATATGAAAAACTTACAACAAcaatgtccaaacaaggagagcaatggcacagagaagttgacatcatcatcaacaaaatgaaaactgaaataaacaagataaaagtgaaacacaaagacattttacataaacatttggatgaaatcaaacagatacagTCTCTCATAAAGCAAATACTTCTGGCCATTAAAGAAATTGAGAAATCCACCGAAGTATCTCCTGCCATTAAATACAACTCTAAGATCAGAGAGTTCAGCAAGCTTCCACCCAAAGTTAAGGTATCACTGCCAAAATTCATTCCAAAACCGATAGACCGTGAGAAGCTGTATAGTTTGTTTGGACAGATCACCTCGTCATCTACTGCTACTGAAGGAAAAAACTTGTCATTGAACCAACCTACTACTTCAGTCAGAGAACTACTGGATGAACCAGAGCTTGTTGCCACAATACAGACTGGGCATGAAAAACTACGCAATGTGACCTGTCTGAATGATGGTAATATATGGACGAGTGGAAAGACCAATGATATCAAATGCTTCAACAGTAAAGGGTCACTCCTCCAGACAATCAAACAAAAATCAGGTATATTCCCCAATGGTATAGCTGTAGACAGTGATGGGGATCTACTGTATGCTAATGGGGCATCACTGACAGTAAATAAAGTAAAGAACAAACAGACGAAAGAGTTGATCAGATTACATAATTGGGTGCCTAGTCAGCTGTGTGTCACATCCactggtgatctcctggttaccaTGTACAGTTATGATTACactcaatccaaagttgtccgttactcgggatccactaagaaacaaacaattcaatttgatgatgaaGGTAAACCTCTGTACTCAGGGAATAATTATAGTAAATACACCAcagagaacagaaaccatgacatctgtgtagctgactgtGTGGCtagtgcagtagtggtggttaatcaggacgggaaactcagatggagatacaccGGTCATCCCTCAGTTACCAAAAATGAACCATTTAGACCCTttggtatcacaacagacagccagagtcgtatcctgacagcagacattGACAATTattgtatccacattctggatcagaatggacagtttctccgttacattgataactgtgatctggAGGCTCCTtttggtttatgtgtggacaataatgacaatctgtttgtgtgTGAGTACAGCAaaggcaatgtaaagaaaatcaaatacttGAAATAGATACTGTAATTTGTGATTGATGCCAACAAACATGACTGCCATTTTCTAATCTTTTCACTGAATAATTCAATAAGATACAATACGAATTTCatcatacttacatgtaattaatatgtTCATTCATGTTTTAATCAGTAAAATGTGGTAGTAAAAAGTGTACATGTGGTTTTATTTTAGATGGAATTTGCCAATGTCCTAGATtgttttgaacaattaaaaGTGTGTTTTAAAGATACATTGTACCACTGGACTCAGAATTCATATCATGTGTAATACcggtaactacatgtacattgtgcaTTGTGTATATAAATGTGTGTAGTGAACGTAATATTCTATCaaacattctttttattttttggaaaagcGGTAAATACTGTTAtagatattcaaaattaataatgttcATGTGAAAAGAATGAACCAGAAGATGACAGTGTGAATTTACACATTGTGGTTATTTACGCCGGTTGTTACATGCACTTTTGCGACTTCAAAGACGCGTGTGTATGAAGTATAAGAATAATGACAACactgatttaattaattaaatgaggtaaaataacttttaaatagtTTTGTTATCTCTCTAATCAATAATTGCAACAAAACGGATTGATTAACACTTTACACAGTCATTTTACTTCTCAGACAATGTTATATATAAATCTctagaaattataacaaataacaattaaaaatctgaaaTGAACATAACCAATTTTCTGAAAGGCtcgttttggtttttttatttacctgCAATACAATtaatagagaggttgagatttaaaacgtgtacgggtacgcgtacgtgtgttaaaactacacgtacacgtacacgtttttgtaatttatgagttgagatttcttaacttgtaggatataaatgtgtacgtaaatcgacgcagttttgtgacatgaatttatttatat
This genomic interval carries:
- the LOC117680546 gene encoding tripartite motif-containing protein 2; translation: MDPRTSAQDVHRCDLCETAIVHSYCDFCHVNLCKPCVVDHISDGYDKHKIVPFQERKSTLIYPKCEIHPHKNCEFQCKNCNNILVCFSCTASEQHRGHTFVDISTVYKAQKENIEKDTEELVNTISPTYEEIARDLENQLANLDGGYEKLTTTMSKQGEQWHREVDIIINKMKTEINKIKVKHKDILHKHLDEIKQIQSLIKQILLAIKEIEKSTEVSPAIKYNSKIREFSKLPPKVKVSLPKFIPKPIDREKLYSLFGQITSSSTATEGKNLSLNQPTTSVRELLDEPELVATIQTGHEKLRNVTCLNDGNIWTSGKTNDIKCFNSKGSLLQTIKQKSGIFPNGIAVDSDGDLLYANGASLTVNKVKNKQTKELIRLHNWVPSQLCVTSTGDLLVTMYSYDYTQSKVVRYSGSTKKQTIQFDDEGKPLYSGNNYSKYTTENRNHDICVADCVASAVVVVNQDGKLRWRYTGHPSVTKNEPFRPFGITTDSQSRILTADIDNYCIHILDQNGQFLRYIDNCDLEAPFGLCVDNNDNLFVCEYSKGNVKKIKYLK